One window of the Marmota flaviventris isolate mMarFla1 chromosome 2, mMarFla1.hap1, whole genome shotgun sequence genome contains the following:
- the Ngb gene encoding neuroglobin, whose translation MERPEPELIRQSWRAVSRSPLEHGTVLFARLFALEPELLPLFQYNGRQFSSPEDCLSSPEFLDHIRKVMFVIDTAVTNVEDLSSLEDYLAGLGRKHRAVGVKLSSFSTVGESLLYMLEKCLGPAFTPAMRAAWSQLYGLVVAAMSRGWDGE comes from the exons ATGGAGCGCCCAGAGCCCGAGCTGATCCGGCAAAGCTGGAGGGCGGTGAGCCGCAGCCCGCTGGAGCATGGCACAGTCCTGTTCGCCAG GCTGTTTGCCCTGGAGCCCGAGCTCCTGCCGCTCTTCCAGTACAACGGCCGCCAGTTCTCTAGCCCGGAGGACTGCCTGTCCTCCCCGGAGTTCCTGGACCACATCAGGAAG GTGATGTTCGTGATTGACACTGCAGTGACCAATGTGGAGGACCTGTCGTCCCTGGAGGACTACCTTGCTGGCCTGGGCAGGAAGCACCGGGCAGTGGGCGTGAAGCTCAGCTCCTTCTCG ACGGTGGGTGAGTCCCTGCTCTACATGCTGGAGAAGTGCCTGGGCCCGGCCTTCACACCGGCCATGCGGGCCGCCTGGAGCCAGCTCTACGGGCTTGTGGTGGCGGCCATGAGCCGGGGCTGGGACGGCGAGTAA